One Cryptosporidium parvum Iowa II chromosome 5, whole genome shotgun sequence DNA segment encodes these proteins:
- a CDS encoding co-chaperone GrpE — translation MLPFLTLARNLGAGSVRVGLVSNFSKGQLFFVGKNLLKNLGTRAISSKSKPTSVCEEEERAILEAEVAKIGVLQERIKTLEKDASGYIHKIEESKEKLLRSLAENENLRQRHRKDLEAAREYSISGFAKSLLDVSDSLSRALLSVDIENVDKNSIKSLYNGISMTYSSLEKVFEAHGIKRFQSLGKQFNPKEHEAVFEVKDTSKPKGQVCEELLPGYKIHDRVLRAAKVATIKN, via the coding sequence ATGCTGCCTTTTCTCACCCTAGCAAGGAATTTGGGAGCCGGATCAGTAAGGGTGGGTTTGGTGAGTAATTTCTCTAAGGGTCAACTATTTTTTGTTGGAAAAAATCTGTTGAAAAATTTGGGTACAAGGGCTATATCAAGCAAGTCAAAGCCGACATCAGTTTGCGAAGAAGAGGAAAGAGCAATTTTGGAGGCAGAGGTTGCAAAGATTGGAGTTCTTCAGGAAAGAATTAAGACCCTTGAGAAGGATGCAAGTGGTTATATTCATAAAATAGAAGAATCTAAGGAAAAACTGTTACGTTCACTAGCAGAAAATGAGAATTTAAGACAAAGGCATAGGAAAGACTTAGAAGCAGCAAGAGAATACTCAATTTCAGGCTTTGCTAAAAGTCTTTTGGATGTCTCTGATAGCCTTTCCAGAGCCTTATTGTCCGtagatattgaaaatgtagataaaaattcaatcaaAAGTTTATATAATGGAATTAGCATGACATATTCGTCATTAGAAAAGGTTTTTGAAGCACACGGTATTAAGAGATTCCAATCTTTAGGAAAACAATTTAATCCAAAAGAGCATGAAGCCGTATTTGAAGTTAAGGATACATCTAAGCCAAAAGGCCAAGTTTGTGAGGAGCTCTTGCCTGGGTACAAGATCCATGATAGAGTCCTCAGAGCTGCAAAGGTTGCTACCATTAAGAATTGA
- a CDS encoding chaperone'DNAj domain protein chaperone' yields the protein MIWPFLMITAGASLVIARGTPILARRAGFFSRNMIRPLAGSTGKFPLKLKGFENPMSIREAYKILNVPPIASKARVREAHRQLMLRNHPDNGGSNYVASKVNEAKELICGDKD from the coding sequence atgaTATGGCCATTTTTAATGATAACTGCAGGAGCTAGTCTTGTAATTGCAAGAGGAACGCCTATATTAGCTAGGAGAGCTGGATTCTTTTCTCGGAATATGATCAGGCCTTTGGCAGGATCAACGGGGAAGTTTCCTTTAAAACTCAAGGGATTTGAGAACCCAATGAGTATTAGGGAGGCTTACAAGATATTGAATGTACCTCCGATTGCATCGAAAGCGAGAGTTAGAGAAGCCCACAGACAGCTAATGCTAAGGAACCACCCAGATAATGGAGGCTCTAACTATGTTGCCTCCAAAGTTAATGAGgcaaaagaattaatttgtGGGGATAAAGATTAA
- a CDS encoding DnaJ domain protein: TRIKIQSKLCEMPGSTYIEKIKTHYDTLELKKDCSKEDICRAYMRLALEWYPDGNRSDTELKGTMFKKISNAYQILSNDELRRKYDSSIDELIKKNSSEMNQNLNFDPYEVFEKFMTEVLADKEKYYQYSSPCNGGFYIHSNSDFNSDSDIEFGLDGDEKDANINDDLFTEDEDIEYCDDYHYRNTF, encoded by the coding sequence ACtagaataaaaattcaaagcAAACTTTGTGAAATGCCAGGAAGCAcatatattgaaaagatCAAAACACATTATGATACATTggaattaaagaaagattGCTCTAAAGAGGATATATGTAGGGCGTATATGAGGCTTGCATTAGAATGGTATCCCGATGGAAATAGATCGGATACAGAACTAAAGGGTACAATGTTTAAAAAGATCTCAAATGCATACCAAATACTCTCAAATGACGAATTGAGACGCAAATATGATTCTAGCATTGATGAGCTCATCAAAAAAAACAGCTCTGAAATGAAtcagaatttaaattttgatcCATATGAAgtttttgagaaatttatGACAGAAGTACTGGCagataaagaaaagtatTATCAGTATTCTTCCCCATGTAATGGTGGATTTTACATTCATTCAAATTCGGATTTTAACTCTGATTCTGATATTGAATTCGGATTGGATGGAGACGAAAAAGACgccaatattaatgatgatcTTTTCAcagaagatgaagatattgaatattgTGATGATTATCATTATAGAAACACCTTTTAA